In one window of Flavobacterium ginsengisoli DNA:
- a CDS encoding C40 family peptidase: MFGICNLAIVPVRAEASDRSEIVTQLLFGEHIEILERKNQWARIRIQFDDYEGWVDSKQYQEITKEQFDLLSKESIILNADLIDYITAPNNLLLPIPLGASLSFLNNSEINTSNFDFEGTKTSGIKPKSALIKTAFMYLNAPYLWGGKTPFGIDCSGFTQMVYKLNGYKIHRDASQQALEGDPLSFIEECEPGDLAFFDNDEGNITHVGIIMENNYIIHASGKVRIDRLDHTGIYNPELNKHTHKLRVIKKII; the protein is encoded by the coding sequence ATGTTTGGAATTTGCAATTTAGCCATAGTACCCGTTCGCGCTGAAGCTAGCGACAGAAGTGAAATTGTCACACAACTTTTGTTTGGCGAGCATATCGAAATTTTAGAACGTAAAAATCAATGGGCGCGAATCAGGATTCAGTTTGATGACTATGAAGGCTGGGTAGATTCTAAGCAATATCAGGAAATTACAAAAGAGCAATTTGATCTTTTGAGTAAAGAGTCAATTATTTTAAATGCCGATTTAATTGATTATATCACTGCTCCAAATAATCTATTGCTTCCTATTCCGCTTGGAGCTTCATTATCATTTTTAAACAATAGCGAAATCAATACTTCCAACTTTGATTTTGAAGGAACCAAAACCAGCGGCATTAAACCTAAAAGCGCTTTAATTAAAACCGCTTTTATGTACTTGAATGCTCCGTATTTATGGGGCGGAAAAACACCTTTTGGCATTGACTGTTCTGGTTTTACTCAAATGGTTTACAAACTAAACGGCTATAAAATTCATCGTGACGCTTCTCAGCAAGCACTTGAAGGCGATCCGTTAAGTTTTATTGAAGAATGTGAACCAGGTGATTTGGCTTTCTTCGACAATGACGAAGGAAATATCACTCATGTTGGTATCATCATGGAAAACAACTACATCATTCACGCAAGTGGAAAAGTTCGTATTGACCGTTTGGACCATACTGGAATCTACAATCCCGAATTAAACAAACACACTCACAAACTTCGTGTGATTAAGAAGATTATCTAA
- a CDS encoding ATP-binding protein — MRIAILGTHKVGKTTLAEKLHETLPDYEFYSEPYFELQEMGFDFSETPTADDYIIQLEHSLKQIVRSNKNAIFDRCPIDLLAYALAVDDKLNFSSIFNKIQNAIKEIDVFVFVPIEQPDRILCSDSDLPELRSEVNDVIRELIDDFDLEVIEVRGSLSERLNQVQNKIEH, encoded by the coding sequence ATGAGAATAGCAATTCTTGGAACTCATAAGGTTGGTAAAACCACATTAGCAGAAAAACTGCATGAAACTCTTCCTGATTATGAGTTTTATTCAGAACCGTATTTTGAATTGCAGGAAATGGGTTTTGATTTTTCTGAAACGCCTACTGCAGATGATTATATAATCCAGTTAGAACATTCTTTAAAGCAAATTGTAAGAAGTAACAAAAATGCTATTTTTGACCGCTGTCCAATTGATCTTTTGGCATATGCTTTAGCGGTTGATGATAAATTGAATTTTTCGTCAATATTTAATAAAATTCAAAATGCAATTAAAGAAATTGACGTTTTTGTATTTGTTCCTATTGAACAGCCAGATCGAATTTTGTGCTCAGATTCAGATTTGCCTGAACTGAGGTCTGAAGTAAATGATGTAATCCGAGAATTAATTGATGATTTTGATTTGGAAGTAATTGAAGTAAGAGGAAGTTTATCTGAAAGGTTAAATCAAGTTCAAAATAAAATAGAGCATTAA
- a CDS encoding PRC-barrel domain-containing protein, translating into MENKDRNLYRLDELSDYKVASNYSDVRGWKIVDADNRTIGKIDNLWVNKDMQRVVYLDVNLDKGLIEDSRNEVHDAIANENGKEFIYKDGDSHIIIPIGSVSINKDTKIVMANNIGYDTFRKTSRYNWQNDFDREYERRVLNSYYPTEQSRLASESNDDTFYKRREFDNY; encoded by the coding sequence ATGGAAAATAAAGATAGAAATTTATACAGATTAGACGAGCTTTCTGATTATAAAGTCGCTTCAAACTATTCTGATGTAAGAGGTTGGAAAATTGTAGACGCAGACAACCGCACAATAGGAAAAATTGATAACCTTTGGGTTAATAAAGATATGCAACGTGTTGTTTATCTAGACGTTAATCTTGATAAAGGATTAATAGAAGACAGTCGTAATGAAGTACATGATGCAATTGCAAATGAAAATGGAAAGGAATTTATCTATAAAGATGGAGACAGCCACATTATTATACCAATTGGTTCTGTCAGTATAAATAAAGATACTAAAATTGTCATGGCCAACAATATTGGATATGATACATTTAGAAAAACAAGCAGATATAACTGGCAAAATGATTTTGATAGGGAATACGAAAGAAGAGTATTGAATTCTTATTATCCTACTGAACAATCGCGCCTTGCTTCTGAAAGTAATGACGATACTTTTTACAAACGAAGAGAATTTGACAATTATTGA
- a CDS encoding STM3941 family protein — protein sequence MNEEIKFFRNAKKTRNLLFYASAISTLLVIMLLYGIGTFDGVFKIKLSIVSGAILLIMLVLIFKMLASIKDKSPLIQIDSNGFSGRTTPVAKAFGRIEWQDVTDVQLNKVGGDTLVAVTIDNIAKYDGRASKFLWKMAYDEQNSKLNIMYSASEIEINADELYKLFLEHWKK from the coding sequence ATGAATGAAGAAATAAAATTTTTCCGAAATGCTAAGAAAACCAGAAATTTACTTTTTTATGCTAGCGCAATTAGTACTTTATTAGTAATTATGCTTTTATATGGCATAGGAACTTTTGATGGAGTATTTAAAATAAAACTTTCAATTGTTTCTGGTGCTATTCTTTTAATAATGCTTGTTTTGATATTTAAAATGCTTGCCAGTATAAAAGATAAATCTCCATTAATTCAAATAGATTCAAATGGTTTTTCTGGAAGAACAACTCCAGTAGCTAAAGCTTTCGGAAGAATAGAGTGGCAAGACGTTACCGATGTGCAACTAAATAAAGTAGGAGGTGATACTTTGGTTGCTGTTACAATTGATAATATAGCAAAGTATGACGGCCGCGCTTCTAAGTTTCTTTGGAAAATGGCTTATGACGAGCAAAATTCGAAATTGAATATAATGTACTCCGCTTCAGAAATTGAAATTAATGCAGATGAATTATATAAGCTGTTTTTAGAACATTGGAAAAAATAA
- a CDS encoding GNAT family N-acetyltransferase: MIQKVNKSEYQELISVWESSVKATHDFLKPEDFTFYKELIPNFFDNVSLNCIKNDQQQIIGFIGTHDENLEMLFVTADQIGKGIGKKLLLYAIEELKISKVDVNKDNQTATAFYKHFGFEVKSTSDLDGCGKPYPILHLELTKEPLH, encoded by the coding sequence GTGATTCAAAAAGTCAATAAATCAGAATATCAAGAATTAATTTCAGTGTGGGAATCTTCAGTAAAAGCAACGCACGATTTTTTAAAACCTGAAGATTTTACATTTTACAAAGAACTTATTCCAAACTTTTTTGATAATGTTTCTTTAAACTGTATAAAAAATGACCAACAACAAATTATTGGTTTTATCGGAACTCATGATGAGAACTTAGAAATGTTGTTTGTAACAGCGGACCAAATCGGAAAAGGAATCGGAAAAAAGTTATTATTATATGCAATTGAAGAACTTAAAATCTCAAAAGTTGATGTAAATAAAGATAACCAAACAGCCACTGCATTTTACAAGCATTTTGGATTTGAAGTAAAATCTACTTCTGATCTAGACGGCTGCGGAAAACCCTATCCGATTTTGCATTTAGAACTAACAAAAGAGCCACTTCATTAA
- a CDS encoding ThuA domain-containing protein gives MKNITLFILLILGCFLQQDCLAQKQKKSRFKALVLYENGGHHLPFTKATKPWLNKLAIDSSFTIDYIESTKNINEALLKQYQVFIQLDYPPYTWSEESMQAFQKYMNSGKGGWVGLHHATLLGEFDGYPMWKWFSDFMGGIRFVNYIPDFVSGKVTIEDKSHPVTKGIPIDFLVKKEEWYIYDKSPRINVHVLASVDESTYQPDSKVKMGDHPVVWTNNHFASRNVYIFMGHAPELFQNEAYTTLLRNSIFWAAAKR, from the coding sequence ATGAAAAATATAACACTTTTTATTCTACTTATTTTAGGCTGTTTCCTTCAACAAGACTGTCTAGCTCAAAAACAAAAGAAGTCGCGTTTTAAAGCTTTAGTTTTGTACGAAAACGGCGGACATCATCTTCCTTTTACAAAAGCAACCAAACCTTGGTTGAATAAACTCGCTATTGACAGCAGTTTTACAATCGATTATATAGAAAGTACAAAAAACATCAACGAAGCGCTTTTAAAGCAATATCAAGTCTTTATACAATTGGATTATCCTCCGTACACTTGGAGCGAAGAATCAATGCAGGCATTTCAGAAATATATGAACAGCGGGAAAGGCGGCTGGGTTGGACTGCATCACGCGACATTGCTTGGAGAGTTTGACGGATATCCAATGTGGAAGTGGTTTTCTGATTTTATGGGCGGAATCAGATTTGTTAATTATATTCCAGATTTTGTCAGTGGTAAAGTAACTATTGAAGACAAATCTCATCCTGTAACAAAAGGAATTCCAATAGATTTTCTAGTCAAAAAAGAAGAATGGTACATTTACGATAAAAGTCCGAGAATAAATGTTCATGTTCTAGCTTCTGTTGATGAATCTACTTACCAGCCAGATTCAAAAGTAAAAATGGGAGATCATCCTGTGGTTTGGACAAACAATCACTTTGCTTCGCGAAATGTTTACATTTTCATGGGTCATGCACCAGAATTATTTCAAAACGAAGCATACACTACTCTATTGAGAAACTCAATTTTCTGGGCAGCCGCAAAAAGATAA
- a CDS encoding helix-turn-helix domain-containing protein produces MMYHEKLSKFFKDKGLKQKEVGAILGFSPAMIGRYLHGTANIGSEFIISLSKNFPDVDLNDLFAPDEQNMVNEMGAVYQKQTILNDLEEIEGRIHNIRLRLVDKKFEE; encoded by the coding sequence ATGATGTATCACGAAAAATTAAGTAAATTCTTTAAGGACAAAGGATTGAAACAAAAGGAAGTTGGGGCGATTCTAGGATTTAGCCCTGCAATGATTGGGAGGTATTTACATGGAACGGCTAATATAGGTTCTGAATTTATTATTAGCTTAAGTAAAAATTTTCCAGATGTGGATTTGAATGATCTTTTTGCTCCCGATGAGCAAAATATGGTTAATGAAATGGGAGCGGTTTATCAAAAACAAACAATTTTGAATGACCTAGAAGAAATAGAAGGGCGCATTCATAATATTAGACTTCGTCTAGTAGACAAAAAGTTTGAGGAGTAA
- a CDS encoding fatty acid desaturase family protein, with amino-acid sequence MEKLKRPVYVKPGADDFFKKMRLEVNETVLKNSSLYVLNVVKSLGLLAVFFLFYACILMFGNQTPLLFLFYILSGITMIVLFINAFHDAAHGALFKKPKHNEWFLYVLELFGSNHWLWMRRHISLHHAYPNVPDWDVDIKQSDIIRIFPNSPLFNYHKYQHIYMWFIYPFYSLNWLYIRDFKDFFGKKDNYVKKVVDKIPRQEVYRLFVAKIINLIYLLFIPMVLLSQPWYTVLFAWLSMHLCGSAIGVVALVSTHVDEDAHFPHADEDGNLSDTWVMHQMIVTKDFSTESKLANFLYGGFTHHVAHHLFPAVGHTYYPYITPIIKRYAAEYNLPYTSYPFHHAVRSHFRMLRDKGVKENILITGEI; translated from the coding sequence ATGGAAAAATTAAAACGACCGGTTTATGTTAAACCAGGAGCGGATGATTTTTTTAAAAAGATGCGTTTAGAAGTGAATGAAACGGTCTTAAAAAACTCGTCCTTGTATGTATTAAATGTTGTGAAGTCATTAGGGCTTCTAGCAGTATTTTTTTTATTCTACGCCTGTATTTTAATGTTCGGGAATCAGACTCCCTTATTGTTTCTTTTTTACATTTTGTCTGGCATTACAATGATCGTTTTATTTATAAATGCTTTTCATGATGCTGCACATGGAGCTTTGTTTAAAAAGCCAAAGCATAATGAATGGTTTTTATATGTTTTAGAACTCTTCGGGAGTAATCATTGGCTTTGGATGAGACGTCATATAAGTCTGCATCATGCATACCCAAATGTGCCAGATTGGGATGTTGATATCAAACAGAGTGATATTATTAGAATATTCCCAAACAGTCCGCTCTTTAATTACCATAAGTATCAACACATTTACATGTGGTTTATCTATCCTTTTTATAGCCTAAATTGGCTTTATATTAGAGATTTTAAAGACTTTTTTGGTAAAAAGGATAATTATGTAAAGAAAGTAGTAGATAAAATTCCAAGACAAGAAGTTTACAGATTGTTTGTGGCTAAAATTATTAATTTAATTTACTTGCTTTTCATTCCAATGGTGCTTTTGAGCCAGCCTTGGTATACGGTTCTTTTTGCTTGGCTTTCAATGCATTTATGCGGTAGCGCAATTGGTGTTGTGGCGTTAGTTTCTACTCATGTTGACGAAGATGCTCATTTTCCTCATGCAGATGAAGACGGAAATCTTTCTGATACTTGGGTGATGCATCAGATGATTGTTACCAAAGATTTTAGTACAGAAAGTAAATTGGCTAATTTTTTATACGGCGGATTTACTCATCATGTAGCACACCATCTTTTTCCGGCGGTTGGGCATACATACTATCCATATATTACGCCAATTATAAAACGTTATGCAGCCGAATATAATCTTCCTTATACTTCATATCCGTTTCATCATGCTGTTCGTTC